The following nucleotide sequence is from Kiritimatiellia bacterium.
CAGCCCAACCCGGACCTTTGAGCCGGCTGGGTCGACATATGGCATACCGGCTTCTGCTCATCCTCAGCCTTGGAATCGCCCTCGGTGCCGCCTGCAAACGCAAAACTACTTCTGAATCCGCCCCTTCGACTTCGGACTCCACGGCCTCTTCACCCACCGTCGCGGTTCTGACCCTCGAAGAGATCGCAGACCGTGCACCCGGGGGCCTGGCGCTCCACACTTATCAGATCGATCGCCTCGTCGCCCTGCTCCGTCAGAATGGGGTCGACGCCCATCATCTGCTCATCGGGGCGGACCGAACCGAGCCCGATATTCCGACTCAATTCGATGCCGCCGTTCTCATCGACACCCCTGAGCTGCGCGCCGGCGAGCTACACATGCTCGACTCCTTCGTGCGCGAAGGCGGGCGGCTCCTGATCATCGGACCCGTCGGGCCGGCTGCTCGACTGGCCGGCGTGCAGCCCCTATCAGACGAGCCGCGGGAACGCACCGGACGGTCTCGCGTCGCCCGACCCGGCCCGCCACTCCCCCCCACGCAAAATAGCGAGTTCGACTGGGGACCAGCCGCTCGGATGGCGTGGCCGGTTCGAGCTGATGGCGCTACTGTGCTTATGGAGGATCCGGATGGCGCTCCTGTCCTGACTGAACACCGTCTGGGAGCAGGAGTGGTCTGGTACAGCGCCATCCTTCCGCCCTCGCGCATGTTTGATGGATGGACTGGCGCCGAATCCTCTGCCACGCTGTATGCCTCTCTCCTTCAAACCGCCCCCGCCCGACGCCGACCCCCGCGTGCAGGCCCCCTCGAGCTCACTCTCTCCGTCAATCAGATCGCCTATGGGGAAGACGGATGGCCGGTCGTTGCAATCCTCCGCGCCCGAGGAGGCGACGCAACCACCCCGCTCACCGGCCTGTTTGAGGCGCGTCGAACGGATGGATCGGTTGCGCTCCGCGGCGAATTGACGCCAATCCAACCGCGCTGGCGGAGCCGACTGGCTGTTGCGGACCTATCTGAGCTGCCTGCAGGCGAGTTCACGCTGATCGTGTCTCTGAATTCTGGCGAGACGATCAGCGCGGACGTACGCCGTGATCGGTCGCATCTTGAGAACTATCTTTTACGGGAACTGGCAGCCTGGCTTGACTCGCTGGATTTTCGAATCCCGGTCGATGCGGCGGCTGCCCAGCCGCAAGCTGTCGAACACCGTGCCCTGCTCGCCTGGTCGCTTGCGCGCGCGATCGAAACCGGAAAAGCGCCCGAACGGTATCGGTGGGACATCGAGCGACTCGGCTACTGGTTGCGGGACGCTGCACCGCGCCTTGTGCGCGATCCGAACGCGCCACCCTCGACGCTTGCGGCCATCGCTGGCGGCCTCGCGCGCTCGCTGGCGCCCCTTCGGGAGCAGGTGAGCCTGCAACTCTCACGCGAGTTGCAGGTGGTGGCTGAACAGGCCCAGGCTGCGCTTGTCGCCCGGCGGCTGGACGACACGCCATCCATCGGCCAGCGGCTTTGGGCGGCGGCCGAACTGTACCGGGCAACCTTCATCCGGGAATACCGCACCGAGGCCGAGAATGCAGCTCGCCTTCTGTTCGGCCGCCAGATCGGGCCCGGCCATTCGGTCGAGGGCGACCTCTACGGGGAATTTTTTGCAGACGCTCTGAGAAGCCAACTTCTACCGCCCGATGCGACCCGCAGTGCGGCCGCGTTGGCGATTCTTGGCATAATCCGGCTTGAAGGCGCCATCGAACCGGGTCCCTTCAAGGACGATCTCAATGTTGTACTCAACCGTTACATCCGAGGGGTTCTCCTCGCCGGAGCGGCGATGAATCCGTACGGCGGGCTGCCCGCCGGTATCGAAGCAGTAGGGCCTCAGAGGCCGAGACCCGACAACCGCGGATTTCTGCCGCCGGAGAAAATTCGAGCCCGTACGTACCCGAGCGATCACGAATCCATCGCGCCTGGAGCCGAGGCGGTCCGTCTGCTGTTCGCGGTGGTTCTCCTCGAACGCGCTTCGGCCGCCGGCGATCCAGCCCTCGCCAAGATTGCCTGCCAACAGGTCAACCACCTGCTGGGGCTGAATCCGGAGAACCGTTTGCTGTGGTCGCATCGGCGGGTTCTCCAGGGCCTCATCGGACGAGGTCCGGAGGGCGTCCCCGTTTGGCGCCCCCCCTATTCCGAATCCGGTAGCGACCTGCCTGGCAACGCGTGGCTTCTCGCGCTGCACGCGCTGCTGCGCGAATCGATTTGATCTCCGGGCTTGTGCTAGGATGGCGTGGATGTGGCGCCGCACGCTATTTTGGAAATTGTGGCTGATCCTCGTTTCGCTAACCCTTTTGCTTTCCTGGATCCAAGCCGCCGCGCAACTGCCCCCGTTTGCAAACCTCCTTCTACTGGCCCTGATGGCGACCGTCGCCAGCGCAGCGACCGCCCGATTCCTCGCGCGCCCGCTGGATCAGATGCGTCGCGCCGCCCAGGCACAGGCGGCCGGAGAACCAAACGTGGAATGGCCCATCCCGACCACTCGCGAAATGCACAGCCTTTCCAACGCCGTCCAAACCATGGCCCTCAACCTGCAGGAAAAAATACACACCATCGAGGGCCTGCTTGCCGAGCAGCGCGCCATCTTTGAAAGCATGGCCGAAGGCCTTCTTGTCGTGGACACGAGAGAGCGACTGCTGGACGTAAACCGCGCAGCTCAGCAGATGCTCGGGATCGATCCGCAAACCTCGCGGGGCCGCGAATTCCTTGAAGTCGTCCGCAACACGCGCCTAGCCGAGCTGATTCGCCGAACGCTCCGCGGCAACGAGCAGGTCGTCGAGGGCGACGCCGTCCTGCTCGGCCCCCGGGAACGATATCTGCAGGTGCGCGGCACGCCATTACGTTCCGGCGCCCGGATCAAAGGCGCGCTCGTGGTGTTGTCCGACGTCACGCGCATCCGCCAGCTCGAGGCCGCCCAGCGTGAATTCGTCGCCAACGCCTCTCACGAGCTCAAGACGCCTGTCACCTCGATCAAGGGATTCGCCGAAACCCTCGCCGGCGAGGATATGGATCCGGAACAGATGCGACGCTTCACCAAAATCATCGCTCGCCACGCCGAGCAATTGGGCGCGTTGATCGACGACCTGCTCGAACTGACCCGCCTCGAGCACGAGGGCTCCGGGGCCCAACTGGAATGCAAATGGGTGCCCGTCCGAGAGGTCATCGAAAACGCGGTGGATGCCTGTGCCTCCGAAGCCAACCAGAAAAACATCTCCGTCTCGATCGATATTCCAGAGGAATTTTCCATCTCGGCGC
It contains:
- a CDS encoding glycoside hydrolase family 9 protein — its product is MAYRLLLILSLGIALGAACKRKTTSESAPSTSDSTASSPTVAVLTLEEIADRAPGGLALHTYQIDRLVALLRQNGVDAHHLLIGADRTEPDIPTQFDAAVLIDTPELRAGELHMLDSFVREGGRLLIIGPVGPAARLAGVQPLSDEPRERTGRSRVARPGPPLPPTQNSEFDWGPAARMAWPVRADGATVLMEDPDGAPVLTEHRLGAGVVWYSAILPPSRMFDGWTGAESSATLYASLLQTAPARRRPPRAGPLELTLSVNQIAYGEDGWPVVAILRARGGDATTPLTGLFEARRTDGSVALRGELTPIQPRWRSRLAVADLSELPAGEFTLIVSLNSGETISADVRRDRSHLENYLLRELAAWLDSLDFRIPVDAAAAQPQAVEHRALLAWSLARAIETGKAPERYRWDIERLGYWLRDAAPRLVRDPNAPPSTLAAIAGGLARSLAPLREQVSLQLSRELQVVAEQAQAALVARRLDDTPSIGQRLWAAAELYRATFIREYRTEAENAARLLFGRQIGPGHSVEGDLYGEFFADALRSQLLPPDATRSAAALAILGIIRLEGAIEPGPFKDDLNVVLNRYIRGVLLAGAAMNPYGGLPAGIEAVGPQRPRPDNRGFLPPEKIRARTYPSDHESIAPGAEAVRLLFAVVLLERASAAGDPALAKIACQQVNHLLGLNPENRLLWSHRRVLQGLIGRGPEGVPVWRPPYSESGSDLPGNAWLLALHALLRESI
- a CDS encoding ATP-binding protein, with translation MWRRTLFWKLWLILVSLTLLLSWIQAAAQLPPFANLLLLALMATVASAATARFLARPLDQMRRAAQAQAAGEPNVEWPIPTTREMHSLSNAVQTMALNLQEKIHTIEGLLAEQRAIFESMAEGLLVVDTRERLLDVNRAAQQMLGIDPQTSRGREFLEVVRNTRLAELIRRTLRGNEQVVEGDAVLLGPRERYLQVRGTPLRSGARIKGALVVLSDVTRIRQLEAAQREFVANASHELKTPVTSIKGFAETLAGEDMDPEQMRRFTKIIARHAEQLGALIDDLLELTRLEHEGSGAQLECKWVPVREVIENAVDACASEANQKNISVSIDIPEEFSISAHPLLLQRALVNLIDNAIKYSSANTGVRVRAERDEGSAKIHVIDQGVGIAPEHHERIFERFYRVDKSRSRKLGGTGLGLSIVKHIVDAHGGKVTVSSAPGKGSTFTITLKLPQGPGP